The following coding sequences lie in one Arabidopsis thaliana chromosome 3, partial sequence genomic window:
- the FLD gene encoding protein FLOWERING locus D-like protein produces the protein MNPPDNYVPSVSHSQFSTPPPPQSSSNTNTETSLNPFPNSISTSISNPSFEQMVSFSAPKKRRRGRSQRSMSSLNSLPVPNVGLLPGNSNFVSSSASSSGRFNVEVVNGSNQTVKSYPGIGDEIITINKEATTEALLALTAGFPADSLTEEEIEFGVVPIVGGIEQVNYILIRNHIISKWRENISSWVTKEMFLNSIPKHCSSLLDSAYNYLVTHGYINFGIAQAIKDKFPAQSSKSSVIIVGAGLSGLAAARQLMRFGFKVTVLEGRKRPGGRVYTKKMEANRVGAAADLGGSVLTGTLGNPLGIIARQLGSSLYKVRDKCPLYRVDGKPVDPDVDIKVEVAFNQLLDKASKLRQLMGDVSMDVSLGAALETFRQVSGNDVATEEMGLFNWHLANLEYANAGLVSKLSLAFWDQDDPYDMGGDHCFLPGGNGRLVQALAENVPILYEKTVQTIRYGSNGVKVTAGNQVYEGDMVLCTVPLGVLKNGSIKFVPELPQRKLDCIKRLGFGLLNKVAMLFPYVFWSTDLDTFGHLTEDPNYRGEFFLFYSYAPVAGGALLIALVAGEAAHKFETMPPTDAVTRVLHILRGIYEPQGINVPDPLQTVCTRWGGDPFSLGSYSNVAVGASGDDYDILAESVGDGRLFFAGEATTRRYPATMHGAFVTGLREAANMAQSAKARGIRKRIDRNPSRNAHSCAILLADLFRDPDLEFGSFCIIFSRRNPDPKSPAILRVTLSEPRKRNEDPKADQHSNKILFQQLQSHFNQQQQIQVYTLLTRQQALDLREVRGGDEKRLYYLCETLGVKLVGRKGLGVGADSVIASIKAERTGRKLPSSSTSGTKSGILKAKSGALKRKMIRRIKGPLPLKQSNNNGVSESIKSESLGNGKSLEQQQQPRIVESIGGGSSMQGESKSLSTGVASSSGIHFS, from the exons ATGAATCCACCGGATAATTATGTTCCGTCTGTTTCTCACTCTCAATTCTctactcctcctcctccacagTCGAGCTCAAACACCAATACCGAAACAAGTTTGAATCCATTTCCGAATTCGATCTCTACCTCAATCTCTAACCCTAGTTTTGAGCAGATGGTCTCATTCTCCGCACCAAAGAAACGAAGGAGAGGACGTTCTCAGCGCTCAATGTCTTCGCTTAATTCCCTTCCCGTCCCTAACGTAGGTCTTCTTCCTGGTAACAGTAATTTCGTGtcatcttcagcttcttcttccggtAGATTTAACGTAGAGGTCGTCAATGGATCAAACCAGACTGTGAAAAGTTATCCTGGGATTGGTGATGAGATCATTACGATTAACAAGGAAGCTACCACTGAAGCTTTGCTTGCTCTCACTGCTGGGTTTCCTGCTGATTCGCTTACCGAGGAAGAGATTGAATTCGGTGTGGTGCCTATTGTTGGAGGCATTGAACAAGTCAATTACATTTTGATTAGGAACCACATTATATCCAAATGGCGAGAAAATATATCTAGTTGGGTCACAAAGGAGATGTTTCTTAATTCGATTCCTAAACATTGTAGTAGTCTCTTAGATTCGGCTTATAATTACTTGGTTACACATGGATATATCAATTTTGGAATAGCACAGGCGATTAAAGATAAGTTTCCTGCTCAGTCAAGCAAGTCTAGTGTGATTATAGTTGGTGCTGGTTTATCTGGGTTGGCTGCAGCTAGGCAACTGATGAGGTTTGGCTTCAAAGTCACGGTTTTGGAGGGTAGGAAACGACCCGGTGGACGGGTTTATACCAAAAAGATGGAAGCTAATAGGGTAGGTGCTGCAGCGGATTTAGGTGGGAGTGTTTTGACTGGAACATTAGGAAATCCTTTAGGGATTATAGCGAGACAGCTTGGTTCTTCTCTCTATAAGGTACGAGACAAGTGTCCTCTTTATAGGGTGGATGGTAAGCCGGTTGATCCAGATGTGGATATAAAGGTTGAGGTAGCGTTTAACCAGCTTCTAGACAAGGCAAGTAAACTTAGGCAGTTGATGGGTGATGTTTCCATGGATGTCTCCCTTGGGGCAGCACTCGAGACATTCAGGCAGGTTTCTGGGAATGATGTGGCCACCGAGGAGATGGGTTTGTTTAACTGGCATCTTGCTAACTTGGAGTATGCAAATGCGGGCCTAGTATCAAAGCTTTCTCTTGCATTCTGGGATCAAGATGACCCATATGATATGGGTGGAGATCACTGCTTTCTGCCTGGAGGAAATGGAAGGCTGGTTCAGGCTTTGGCTGAAAATGTACCAATATTATATGAGAAGACCGTCCAAACAATCAGATATGGTTCAAATGGTGTCAAGGTAACTGCTGGAAATCAAGTGTATGAGGGTGATATGGTGCTGTGTACAGTTCCCCTTGGTGTCCTTAAGAACGGATCCATCAAATTTGTTCCCGAATTACCTCAGAGAAAGCTTGATTGTATAAAGAGATTAGGTTTTGGGTTACTGAATAAAGTTGCAATGCTCTTTCCGTATGTATTTTGGAGCACAGATCTCGATACCTTTGGGCATCTTACTGAGGATCCGAACTATCGAGGTGAATTCTTTCTGTTCTATAGCTACGCACCGGTTGCTGGTGGTGCTCTCTTGATCGCGTTGGTTGCGGGAGAAGCTGCTCATAAGTTTGAGACAATGCCACCCACTGACGCAGTGACTCGTGTTCTTCATATTCTTAGGG GTATTTATGAACCTCAAGGAATAAATGTCCCTGATCCACTTCAAACGGTCTGCACCAGATGGGGTGGGGATCCATTCAGTTTAGGATCTTACTCTAATGTTGCAGTGGGAGCTTCAGGCGATGATTACGATATATTAGCAGAAAGTGTGGGAGATGGAAGGCTTTTCTTTGCCGGAGAAGCCACAACAAGGCGATACCCTGCAACCATGCATGGAGCTTTTGTTACTGGTCTGCGAGAAGCTGCAAACATGGCTCAATCTGCAAAGGCCCGAGGCATAAGGAAAAGAATCGATAGGAACCCATCAAGGAATGCTCATTCCTGTGCCATTCTTCTTGCAGATTTATTTAGGGACCCTGATCTGGAATTTGGGAGTTTTTGCATAATCTTTAGTAGGAGGAATCCAGACCCAAAATCTCCTGCTATTTTGAGGGTAACTCTAAGCGAGCCTCGTAAGAGAAACGAGGACCCAAAAGCAGATCAGCACTCAAACAAGATACTGTTTCAGCAGCTTCAGTCTCATTTCAACCAGCAGCAACAGATTCAGGTGTATACATTATTAACTAGACAACAGGCTCTTGACCTGAGAGAAGTCAGAGGTGGTGATGAAAAGAGACTATACTATCTCTGTGAGACACTTGGAGTGAAACTGGTGGGGAGAAAAGGTCTTGGTGTTGGAGCTGATTCAGTCATTGCTTCTATTAAAGCCGAGCGAACTGGTCGCAAGCTACCATCATCATCTACCTCAGGCACAAAATCTG GTATATTAAAAGCAAAATCCGGTGCATTGAAGCGGAAGATGATCAG AAGGATTAAAGGACCGTTGCCGCTGAAGCAAAGTAATAACAATGGCGTCTCAGAGAGTATAAAATCAGAGTCTTTAGGTAATGGCAAATCCTtagagcaacaacaacaacctaGAATAGTAGAGTCGATAGGAGGAGGTAGCAGCATGCAAGGGGAAAGCAAGTCTTTGAGCACAGGAGTTGCATCTAGTTCTGGTATTCATTTTTCGTAA
- the FLD gene encoding protein FLOWERING locus D-like protein (FLOWERING LOCUS D (FLD); FUNCTIONS IN: primary amine oxidase activity; INVOLVED IN: vegetative to reproductive phase transition of meristem, positive regulation of flower development, histone deacetylation; LOCATED IN: chloroplast; EXPRESSED IN: 22 plant structures; EXPRESSED DURING: 11 growth stages; CONTAINS InterPro DOMAIN/s: Amine oxidase (InterPro:IPR002937), SWIRM (InterPro:IPR007526); BEST Arabidopsis thaliana protein match is: LSD1-like 1 (TAIR:AT1G62830.1); Has 6633 Blast hits to 6189 proteins in 1142 species: Archae - 35; Bacteria - 2778; Metazoa - 1469; Fungi - 560; Plants - 667; Viruses - 0; Other Eukaryotes - 1124 (source: NCBI BLink).): MVSFSAPKKRRRGRSQRSMSSLNSLPVPNVGLLPGNSNFVSSSASSSGRFNVEVVNGSNQTVKSYPGIGDEIITINKEATTEALLALTAGFPADSLTEEEIEFGVVPIVGGIEQVNYILIRNHIISKWRENISSWVTKEMFLNSIPKHCSSLLDSAYNYLVTHGYINFGIAQAIKDKFPAQSSKSSVIIVGAGLSGLAAARQLMRFGFKVTVLEGRKRPGGRVYTKKMEANRVGAAADLGGSVLTGTLGNPLGIIARQLGSSLYKVRDKCPLYRVDGKPVDPDVDIKVEVAFNQLLDKASKLRQLMGDVSMDVSLGAALETFRQVSGNDVATEEMGLFNWHLANLEYANAGLVSKLSLAFWDQDDPYDMGGDHCFLPGGNGRLVQALAENVPILYEKTVQTIRYGSNGVKVTAGNQVYEGDMVLCTVPLGVLKNGSIKFVPELPQRKLDCIKRLGFGLLNKVAMLFPYVFWSTDLDTFGHLTEDPNYRGEFFLFYSYAPVAGGALLIALVAGEAAHKFETMPPTDAVTRVLHILRGIYEPQGINVPDPLQTVCTRWGGDPFSLGSYSNVAVGASGDDYDILAESVGDGRLFFAGEATTRRYPATMHGAFVTGLREAANMAQSAKARGIRKRIDRNPSRNAHSCAILLADLFRDPDLEFGSFCIIFSRRNPDPKSPAILRVTLSEPRKRNEDPKADQHSNKILFQQLQSHFNQQQQIQVYTLLTRQQALDLREVRGGDEKRLYYLCETLGVKLVGRKGLGVGADSVIASIKAERTGRKLPSSSTSGTKSGILKAKSGALKRKMIRRIKGPLPLKQSNNNGVSESIKSESLGNGKSLEQQQQPRIVESIGGGSSMQGESKSLSTGVASSSGGSLHVGGETMKKIEQ, translated from the exons ATGGTCTCATTCTCCGCACCAAAGAAACGAAGGAGAGGACGTTCTCAGCGCTCAATGTCTTCGCTTAATTCCCTTCCCGTCCCTAACGTAGGTCTTCTTCCTGGTAACAGTAATTTCGTGtcatcttcagcttcttcttccggtAGATTTAACGTAGAGGTCGTCAATGGATCAAACCAGACTGTGAAAAGTTATCCTGGGATTGGTGATGAGATCATTACGATTAACAAGGAAGCTACCACTGAAGCTTTGCTTGCTCTCACTGCTGGGTTTCCTGCTGATTCGCTTACCGAGGAAGAGATTGAATTCGGTGTGGTGCCTATTGTTGGAGGCATTGAACAAGTCAATTACATTTTGATTAGGAACCACATTATATCCAAATGGCGAGAAAATATATCTAGTTGGGTCACAAAGGAGATGTTTCTTAATTCGATTCCTAAACATTGTAGTAGTCTCTTAGATTCGGCTTATAATTACTTGGTTACACATGGATATATCAATTTTGGAATAGCACAGGCGATTAAAGATAAGTTTCCTGCTCAGTCAAGCAAGTCTAGTGTGATTATAGTTGGTGCTGGTTTATCTGGGTTGGCTGCAGCTAGGCAACTGATGAGGTTTGGCTTCAAAGTCACGGTTTTGGAGGGTAGGAAACGACCCGGTGGACGGGTTTATACCAAAAAGATGGAAGCTAATAGGGTAGGTGCTGCAGCGGATTTAGGTGGGAGTGTTTTGACTGGAACATTAGGAAATCCTTTAGGGATTATAGCGAGACAGCTTGGTTCTTCTCTCTATAAGGTACGAGACAAGTGTCCTCTTTATAGGGTGGATGGTAAGCCGGTTGATCCAGATGTGGATATAAAGGTTGAGGTAGCGTTTAACCAGCTTCTAGACAAGGCAAGTAAACTTAGGCAGTTGATGGGTGATGTTTCCATGGATGTCTCCCTTGGGGCAGCACTCGAGACATTCAGGCAGGTTTCTGGGAATGATGTGGCCACCGAGGAGATGGGTTTGTTTAACTGGCATCTTGCTAACTTGGAGTATGCAAATGCGGGCCTAGTATCAAAGCTTTCTCTTGCATTCTGGGATCAAGATGACCCATATGATATGGGTGGAGATCACTGCTTTCTGCCTGGAGGAAATGGAAGGCTGGTTCAGGCTTTGGCTGAAAATGTACCAATATTATATGAGAAGACCGTCCAAACAATCAGATATGGTTCAAATGGTGTCAAGGTAACTGCTGGAAATCAAGTGTATGAGGGTGATATGGTGCTGTGTACAGTTCCCCTTGGTGTCCTTAAGAACGGATCCATCAAATTTGTTCCCGAATTACCTCAGAGAAAGCTTGATTGTATAAAGAGATTAGGTTTTGGGTTACTGAATAAAGTTGCAATGCTCTTTCCGTATGTATTTTGGAGCACAGATCTCGATACCTTTGGGCATCTTACTGAGGATCCGAACTATCGAGGTGAATTCTTTCTGTTCTATAGCTACGCACCGGTTGCTGGTGGTGCTCTCTTGATCGCGTTGGTTGCGGGAGAAGCTGCTCATAAGTTTGAGACAATGCCACCCACTGACGCAGTGACTCGTGTTCTTCATATTCTTAGGG GTATTTATGAACCTCAAGGAATAAATGTCCCTGATCCACTTCAAACGGTCTGCACCAGATGGGGTGGGGATCCATTCAGTTTAGGATCTTACTCTAATGTTGCAGTGGGAGCTTCAGGCGATGATTACGATATATTAGCAGAAAGTGTGGGAGATGGAAGGCTTTTCTTTGCCGGAGAAGCCACAACAAGGCGATACCCTGCAACCATGCATGGAGCTTTTGTTACTGGTCTGCGAGAAGCTGCAAACATGGCTCAATCTGCAAAGGCCCGAGGCATAAGGAAAAGAATCGATAGGAACCCATCAAGGAATGCTCATTCCTGTGCCATTCTTCTTGCAGATTTATTTAGGGACCCTGATCTGGAATTTGGGAGTTTTTGCATAATCTTTAGTAGGAGGAATCCAGACCCAAAATCTCCTGCTATTTTGAGGGTAACTCTAAGCGAGCCTCGTAAGAGAAACGAGGACCCAAAAGCAGATCAGCACTCAAACAAGATACTGTTTCAGCAGCTTCAGTCTCATTTCAACCAGCAGCAACAGATTCAGGTGTATACATTATTAACTAGACAACAGGCTCTTGACCTGAGAGAAGTCAGAGGTGGTGATGAAAAGAGACTATACTATCTCTGTGAGACACTTGGAGTGAAACTGGTGGGGAGAAAAGGTCTTGGTGTTGGAGCTGATTCAGTCATTGCTTCTATTAAAGCCGAGCGAACTGGTCGCAAGCTACCATCATCATCTACCTCAGGCACAAAATCTG GTATATTAAAAGCAAAATCCGGTGCATTGAAGCGGAAGATGATCAG AAGGATTAAAGGACCGTTGCCGCTGAAGCAAAGTAATAACAATGGCGTCTCAGAGAGTATAAAATCAGAGTCTTTAGGTAATGGCAAATCCTtagagcaacaacaacaacctaGAATAGTAGAGTCGATAGGAGGAGGTAGCAGCATGCAAGGGGAAAGCAAGTCTTTGAGCACAGGAGTTGCATCTAGTTCTG GTGGTTCCTTACATGTTGGTGGTGAGACGATGAAAAAGATTGAACAATGA
- the FLD gene encoding protein FLOWERING locus D-like protein → MVSFSAPKKRRRGRSQRSMSSLNSLPVPNVGLLPGNSNFVSSSASSSGRFNVEVVNGSNQTVKSYPGIGDEIITINKEATTEALLALTAGFPADSLTEEEIEFGVVPIVGGIEQVNYILIRNHIISKWRENISSWVTKEMFLNSIPKHCSSLLDSAYNYLVTHGYINFGIAQAIKDKFPAQSSKSSVIIVGAGLSGLAAARQLMRFGFKVTVLEGRKRPGGRVYTKKMEANRVGAAADLGGSVLTGTLGNPLGIIARQLGSSLYKVRDKCPLYRVDGKPVDPDVDIKVEVAFNQLLDKASKLRQLMGDVSMDVSLGAALETFRQVSGNDVATEEMGLFNWHLANLEYANAGLVSKLSLAFWDQDDPYDMGGDHCFLPGGNGRLVQALAENVPILYEKTVQTIRYGSNGVKVTAGNQVYEGDMVLCTVPLGVLKNGSIKFVPELPQRKLDCIKRLGFGLLNKVAMLFPYVFWSTDLDTFGHLTEDPNYRGEFFLFYSYAPVAGGALLIALVAGEAAHKFETMPPTDAVTRVLHILRGIYEPQGINVPDPLQTVCTRWGGDPFSLGSYSNVAVGASGDDYDILAESVGDGRLFFAGEATTRRYPATMHGAFVTGLREAANMAQSAKARGIRKRIDRNPSRNAHSCAILLADLFRDPDLEFGSFCIIFSRRNPDPKSPAILRVTLSEPRKRNEDPKADQHSNKILFQQLQSHFNQQQQIQVYTLLTRQQALDLREVRGGDEKRLYYLCETLGVKLVGRKGLGVGADSVIASIKAERTGRKLPSSSTSGTKSG, encoded by the exons ATGGTCTCATTCTCCGCACCAAAGAAACGAAGGAGAGGACGTTCTCAGCGCTCAATGTCTTCGCTTAATTCCCTTCCCGTCCCTAACGTAGGTCTTCTTCCTGGTAACAGTAATTTCGTGtcatcttcagcttcttcttccggtAGATTTAACGTAGAGGTCGTCAATGGATCAAACCAGACTGTGAAAAGTTATCCTGGGATTGGTGATGAGATCATTACGATTAACAAGGAAGCTACCACTGAAGCTTTGCTTGCTCTCACTGCTGGGTTTCCTGCTGATTCGCTTACCGAGGAAGAGATTGAATTCGGTGTGGTGCCTATTGTTGGAGGCATTGAACAAGTCAATTACATTTTGATTAGGAACCACATTATATCCAAATGGCGAGAAAATATATCTAGTTGGGTCACAAAGGAGATGTTTCTTAATTCGATTCCTAAACATTGTAGTAGTCTCTTAGATTCGGCTTATAATTACTTGGTTACACATGGATATATCAATTTTGGAATAGCACAGGCGATTAAAGATAAGTTTCCTGCTCAGTCAAGCAAGTCTAGTGTGATTATAGTTGGTGCTGGTTTATCTGGGTTGGCTGCAGCTAGGCAACTGATGAGGTTTGGCTTCAAAGTCACGGTTTTGGAGGGTAGGAAACGACCCGGTGGACGGGTTTATACCAAAAAGATGGAAGCTAATAGGGTAGGTGCTGCAGCGGATTTAGGTGGGAGTGTTTTGACTGGAACATTAGGAAATCCTTTAGGGATTATAGCGAGACAGCTTGGTTCTTCTCTCTATAAGGTACGAGACAAGTGTCCTCTTTATAGGGTGGATGGTAAGCCGGTTGATCCAGATGTGGATATAAAGGTTGAGGTAGCGTTTAACCAGCTTCTAGACAAGGCAAGTAAACTTAGGCAGTTGATGGGTGATGTTTCCATGGATGTCTCCCTTGGGGCAGCACTCGAGACATTCAGGCAGGTTTCTGGGAATGATGTGGCCACCGAGGAGATGGGTTTGTTTAACTGGCATCTTGCTAACTTGGAGTATGCAAATGCGGGCCTAGTATCAAAGCTTTCTCTTGCATTCTGGGATCAAGATGACCCATATGATATGGGTGGAGATCACTGCTTTCTGCCTGGAGGAAATGGAAGGCTGGTTCAGGCTTTGGCTGAAAATGTACCAATATTATATGAGAAGACCGTCCAAACAATCAGATATGGTTCAAATGGTGTCAAGGTAACTGCTGGAAATCAAGTGTATGAGGGTGATATGGTGCTGTGTACAGTTCCCCTTGGTGTCCTTAAGAACGGATCCATCAAATTTGTTCCCGAATTACCTCAGAGAAAGCTTGATTGTATAAAGAGATTAGGTTTTGGGTTACTGAATAAAGTTGCAATGCTCTTTCCGTATGTATTTTGGAGCACAGATCTCGATACCTTTGGGCATCTTACTGAGGATCCGAACTATCGAGGTGAATTCTTTCTGTTCTATAGCTACGCACCGGTTGCTGGTGGTGCTCTCTTGATCGCGTTGGTTGCGGGAGAAGCTGCTCATAAGTTTGAGACAATGCCACCCACTGACGCAGTGACTCGTGTTCTTCATATTCTTAGGG GTATTTATGAACCTCAAGGAATAAATGTCCCTGATCCACTTCAAACGGTCTGCACCAGATGGGGTGGGGATCCATTCAGTTTAGGATCTTACTCTAATGTTGCAGTGGGAGCTTCAGGCGATGATTACGATATATTAGCAGAAAGTGTGGGAGATGGAAGGCTTTTCTTTGCCGGAGAAGCCACAACAAGGCGATACCCTGCAACCATGCATGGAGCTTTTGTTACTGGTCTGCGAGAAGCTGCAAACATGGCTCAATCTGCAAAGGCCCGAGGCATAAGGAAAAGAATCGATAGGAACCCATCAAGGAATGCTCATTCCTGTGCCATTCTTCTTGCAGATTTATTTAGGGACCCTGATCTGGAATTTGGGAGTTTTTGCATAATCTTTAGTAGGAGGAATCCAGACCCAAAATCTCCTGCTATTTTGAGGGTAACTCTAAGCGAGCCTCGTAAGAGAAACGAGGACCCAAAAGCAGATCAGCACTCAAACAAGATACTGTTTCAGCAGCTTCAGTCTCATTTCAACCAGCAGCAACAGATTCAGGTGTATACATTATTAACTAGACAACAGGCTCTTGACCTGAGAGAAGTCAGAGGTGGTGATGAAAAGAGACTATACTATCTCTGTGAGACACTTGGAGTGAAACTGGTGGGGAGAAAAGGTCTTGGTGTTGGAGCTGATTCAGTCATTGCTTCTATTAAAGCCGAGCGAACTGGTCGCAAGCTACCATCATCATCTACCTCAGGCACAAAATCTGGTTAG
- the FLD gene encoding protein FLOWERING locus D-like protein produces the protein MNPPDNYVPSVSHSQFSTPPPPQSSSNTNTETSLNPFPNSISTSISNPSFEQMVSFSAPKKRRRGRSQRSMSSLNSLPVPNVGLLPGNSNFVSSSASSSGRFNVEVVNGSNQTVKSYPGIGDEIITINKEATTEALLALTAGFPADSLTEEEIEFGVVPIVGGIEQVNYILIRNHIISKWRENISSWVTKEMFLNSIPKHCSSLLDSAYNYLVTHGYINFGIAQAIKDKFPAQSSKSSVIIVGAGLSGLAAARQLMRFGFKVTVLEGRKRPGGRVYTKKMEANRVGAAADLGGSVLTGTLGNPLGIIARQLGSSLYKVRDKCPLYRVDGKPVDPDVDIKVEVAFNQLLDKASKLRQLMGDVSMDVSLGAALETFRQVSGNDVATEEMGLFNWHLANLEYANAGLVSKLSLAFWDQDDPYDMGGDHCFLPGGNGRLVQALAENVPILYEKTVQTIRYGSNGVKVTAGNQVYEGDMVLCTVPLGVLKNGSIKFVPELPQRKLDCIKRLGFGLLNKVAMLFPYVFWSTDLDTFGHLTEDPNYRGEFFLFYSYAPVAGGALLIALVAGEAAHKFETMPPTDAVTRVLHILRGIYEPQGINVPDPLQTVCTRWGGDPFSLGSYSNVAVGASGDDYDILAESVGDGRLFFAGEATTRRYPATMHGAFVTGLREAANMAQSAKARGIRKRIDRNPSRNAHSCAILLADLFRDPDLEFGSFCIIFSRRNPDPKSPAILRVTLSEPRKRNEDPKADQHSNKILFQQLQSHFNQQQQIQVYTLLTRQQALDLREVRGGDEKRLYYLCETLGVKLVGRKGLGVGADSVIASIKAERTGRKLPSSSTSGTKSGILKAKSGALKRKMIRRIKGPLPLKQSNNNGVSESIKSESLGNGKSLEQQQQPRIVESIGGGSSMQGESKSLSTGVASSSGGSLHVGGETMKKIEQ, from the exons ATGAATCCACCGGATAATTATGTTCCGTCTGTTTCTCACTCTCAATTCTctactcctcctcctccacagTCGAGCTCAAACACCAATACCGAAACAAGTTTGAATCCATTTCCGAATTCGATCTCTACCTCAATCTCTAACCCTAGTTTTGAGCAGATGGTCTCATTCTCCGCACCAAAGAAACGAAGGAGAGGACGTTCTCAGCGCTCAATGTCTTCGCTTAATTCCCTTCCCGTCCCTAACGTAGGTCTTCTTCCTGGTAACAGTAATTTCGTGtcatcttcagcttcttcttccggtAGATTTAACGTAGAGGTCGTCAATGGATCAAACCAGACTGTGAAAAGTTATCCTGGGATTGGTGATGAGATCATTACGATTAACAAGGAAGCTACCACTGAAGCTTTGCTTGCTCTCACTGCTGGGTTTCCTGCTGATTCGCTTACCGAGGAAGAGATTGAATTCGGTGTGGTGCCTATTGTTGGAGGCATTGAACAAGTCAATTACATTTTGATTAGGAACCACATTATATCCAAATGGCGAGAAAATATATCTAGTTGGGTCACAAAGGAGATGTTTCTTAATTCGATTCCTAAACATTGTAGTAGTCTCTTAGATTCGGCTTATAATTACTTGGTTACACATGGATATATCAATTTTGGAATAGCACAGGCGATTAAAGATAAGTTTCCTGCTCAGTCAAGCAAGTCTAGTGTGATTATAGTTGGTGCTGGTTTATCTGGGTTGGCTGCAGCTAGGCAACTGATGAGGTTTGGCTTCAAAGTCACGGTTTTGGAGGGTAGGAAACGACCCGGTGGACGGGTTTATACCAAAAAGATGGAAGCTAATAGGGTAGGTGCTGCAGCGGATTTAGGTGGGAGTGTTTTGACTGGAACATTAGGAAATCCTTTAGGGATTATAGCGAGACAGCTTGGTTCTTCTCTCTATAAGGTACGAGACAAGTGTCCTCTTTATAGGGTGGATGGTAAGCCGGTTGATCCAGATGTGGATATAAAGGTTGAGGTAGCGTTTAACCAGCTTCTAGACAAGGCAAGTAAACTTAGGCAGTTGATGGGTGATGTTTCCATGGATGTCTCCCTTGGGGCAGCACTCGAGACATTCAGGCAGGTTTCTGGGAATGATGTGGCCACCGAGGAGATGGGTTTGTTTAACTGGCATCTTGCTAACTTGGAGTATGCAAATGCGGGCCTAGTATCAAAGCTTTCTCTTGCATTCTGGGATCAAGATGACCCATATGATATGGGTGGAGATCACTGCTTTCTGCCTGGAGGAAATGGAAGGCTGGTTCAGGCTTTGGCTGAAAATGTACCAATATTATATGAGAAGACCGTCCAAACAATCAGATATGGTTCAAATGGTGTCAAGGTAACTGCTGGAAATCAAGTGTATGAGGGTGATATGGTGCTGTGTACAGTTCCCCTTGGTGTCCTTAAGAACGGATCCATCAAATTTGTTCCCGAATTACCTCAGAGAAAGCTTGATTGTATAAAGAGATTAGGTTTTGGGTTACTGAATAAAGTTGCAATGCTCTTTCCGTATGTATTTTGGAGCACAGATCTCGATACCTTTGGGCATCTTACTGAGGATCCGAACTATCGAGGTGAATTCTTTCTGTTCTATAGCTACGCACCGGTTGCTGGTGGTGCTCTCTTGATCGCGTTGGTTGCGGGAGAAGCTGCTCATAAGTTTGAGACAATGCCACCCACTGACGCAGTGACTCGTGTTCTTCATATTCTTAGGG GTATTTATGAACCTCAAGGAATAAATGTCCCTGATCCACTTCAAACGGTCTGCACCAGATGGGGTGGGGATCCATTCAGTTTAGGATCTTACTCTAATGTTGCAGTGGGAGCTTCAGGCGATGATTACGATATATTAGCAGAAAGTGTGGGAGATGGAAGGCTTTTCTTTGCCGGAGAAGCCACAACAAGGCGATACCCTGCAACCATGCATGGAGCTTTTGTTACTGGTCTGCGAGAAGCTGCAAACATGGCTCAATCTGCAAAGGCCCGAGGCATAAGGAAAAGAATCGATAGGAACCCATCAAGGAATGCTCATTCCTGTGCCATTCTTCTTGCAGATTTATTTAGGGACCCTGATCTGGAATTTGGGAGTTTTTGCATAATCTTTAGTAGGAGGAATCCAGACCCAAAATCTCCTGCTATTTTGAGGGTAACTCTAAGCGAGCCTCGTAAGAGAAACGAGGACCCAAAAGCAGATCAGCACTCAAACAAGATACTGTTTCAGCAGCTTCAGTCTCATTTCAACCAGCAGCAACAGATTCAGGTGTATACATTATTAACTAGACAACAGGCTCTTGACCTGAGAGAAGTCAGAGGTGGTGATGAAAAGAGACTATACTATCTCTGTGAGACACTTGGAGTGAAACTGGTGGGGAGAAAAGGTCTTGGTGTTGGAGCTGATTCAGTCATTGCTTCTATTAAAGCCGAGCGAACTGGTCGCAAGCTACCATCATCATCTACCTCAGGCACAAAATCTG GTATATTAAAAGCAAAATCCGGTGCATTGAAGCGGAAGATGATCAG AAGGATTAAAGGACCGTTGCCGCTGAAGCAAAGTAATAACAATGGCGTCTCAGAGAGTATAAAATCAGAGTCTTTAGGTAATGGCAAATCCTtagagcaacaacaacaacctaGAATAGTAGAGTCGATAGGAGGAGGTAGCAGCATGCAAGGGGAAAGCAAGTCTTTGAGCACAGGAGTTGCATCTAGTTCTG GTGGTTCCTTACATGTTGGTGGTGAGACGATGAAAAAGATTGAACAATGA